The Ahaetulla prasina isolate Xishuangbanna chromosome 3, ASM2864084v1, whole genome shotgun sequence genome window below encodes:
- the ZHX3 gene encoding zinc fingers and homeoboxes protein 3 yields the protein MASKRKSTTPCMIPAKMLAPQKSTSVAVNHEGTHQTLVPSTLPNCDTTVDNQGSGTLSNGHNGIIDSTSYRCTGCNFTTQEINPFLNHLDSEHIDFSKDPSFLCVKCNVLVKSHDDLSHHNAEHHVGERNLIWNVVKQANHMIVEQTTGNIISGSQDHLGDIPEENQESQAEIIITKTPIMKIMKTKSEVKKIHTLKENMSSKSVKDIETKGELSFTNGSQSGKSTTIVNGSVVGNVPILQAGITQLVQLQQQAQVHQHLPTSKSLPKVMIPLSSIPTYNAAMDSNSFLKNSFHKFPYPTKAELCYLTVVTKYPEEQLKIWFTAQRLKQGISWSPEEIEDARKKMFNTVIQSVPQSTITVLNTPLVASPSSVQHLIQASLPGHSVGKPEGTSGMLVTQPIITNGLQGATSSHAIGLTSIPKTQIAKPPTTVSVSSIASTVNVVSAAQSQLSACPNISSQAFLDPNLLKNKKSYEQLSALKDSFCRNQFPGQAEVDRLTKITGLSTREVRKWFSDRRYHWKNIRGNKSVLGGDSTIIIDSVPEITFTTSPKTTTEVTSTSAATPVHTPARRQSWHQTPDFSSVKYKERAPEQLRVLESSFAQNPFPLEEEVDRLRSETKMTRREIDSWFSEQRKKADKERKQPAEEDAEDESVEEEEDLDENGSLDEAGSSQLPGERKVTPIKINLRNFKVTESEGKSELAASGAQATTESSASRAQKPRLCFKKTAQQRHLLKQLFVKTQRPTNEQYDQICCQTGLPRVEVIRWFGDSRYGLKNGNLRWYENYKKGIFPKGLPISSEVSQEVLQDYFQKNKVLYEDDLQDLCERTQMTTLQVKSWFAERLGEESKAVSDASSEGQSPSVGDPTNSQKGTFDTFSEVSENSESWEPGGQDGSSEFGDTDSHLPAIHSEMD from the coding sequence ATGGCCAGCAAAAGGAAATCCACAACACCTTGCATGATACCAGCAAAAATGTTGGCACCACAGAAATCCACTTCTGTTGCAGTAAATCATGAAGGAACTCATCAAACATTGGTTCCCAGTACTCTTCCTAATTGTGATACCACTGTTGATAATCAGGGTAGTGGGACCTTGTCCAATGGACACAATGGAATTATAGACAGCACTTCTTATAGATGCACAGGTTGCAATTTCACTACTCAAGAAATTAATCCATTCCTTAATCACCTTGATTCTGAGCACATAGACTTTAGTAAAGAcccctcttttttgtgtgtgaaatgTAATGTCTTGGTAAAGAGCCATGATGATCTTTCTCATCACAATGCAGAGCACCATGTTGGAGAAAGAAACTTAATCTGGAATGTAGTGAAGCAAGCTAACCACATGATTGTGGAACAGACTACTGGAAATATCATCAGTGGTAGTCAGGACCACTTGGGGGATATTCCTGAGGAGAATCAGGAGAGTCAAGCTGAAATTATTATTACCAAAACGCCCATTATGAAGATAATGAAAACAAAATCAGAAGTTAAAAAAATCCATACACTGAAAGAAAATATGTCTAGTAAATCAGTCAAAGATATAGAGACAAAAGGTGAACTGTCATTTACCAATGGATCACAATCTGGCAAATCAACCACCATTGTCAATGGATCAGTAGTTGGAAATGTACCTATTTTACAAGCAGGCATAACACAACTTgtgcaactgcaacagcaagcaCAAGTTCACCAGCACCTACCGACATCAAAATCCCTCCCTAAGGTAATGATTCCCTTGAGTAGTATTCCAACTTACAATGCCGCAATGGATTCTAACAGTTTTCTTAAAAACTCATTTCATAAGTTCCCCTACCCTACCAAAGCTGAACTTTGCTACTTGACTGTGGTGACGAAGTATCCAGAAGAGCAGCTGAAAATCTGGTTTACAGCCCAGAGGTTGAAACAGGGTATTAGCTGGTCACCTGAGGAGATAGAAGATGCACGGAAAAAAATGTTTAACACTGTGATTCAGTCTGTTCCCCAATCCACTATTACAGTGTTGAATACACCTTTGGTTGCAAGTCCTAGTAGTGTTCAGCATCTCATTCAGGCCAGTTTGCCTGGTCATTCAGTTGGAAAGCCTGAAGGAACAAGTGGCATGCTGGTCACCCAACCAATAATAACAAATGGACTTCAGGGAGCAACTTCATCTCATGCAATAGGTTTAACCTCCATTCCAAAGACCCAGATAGCTAAACCTCCAACCACTGTGTCAGTTTCCAGTATTGCATCAACTGTGAATGTAGTTAGTGCTGCTCAGTCACAACTTTCAGCTTGCCCAAATATCTCTTCACAAGCATTCTTAGATCCTAACTTATTAAAAAATAAGAAGTCTTATGAACAGCTGTCTGCACTGAAAGATAGTTTCTGTAGGAATCAGTTCCCTGGCCAAGCTGAAGTTGACCGTCTGACAAAAATCACAGGACTTAGCACTAGGGAAGTTCGAAAGTGGTTTAGTGATAGGAGGTATCACTGGAAAAATATTAGAGGCAACAAATCTGTGCTTGGTGGGGATAGCACAATAATAATAGACTCTGTACCCGAAATCACTTTTACCACTTCACCAAAAACAACCACAGAGGTAACTTCCACATCAGCAGCAACACCTGTTCACACACCAGCACGTCGGCAATCTTGGCATCAGACCCCTGATTTCTCCTCTGTGAAATATAAGGAGAGGGCCCCAGAACAACTCAGAGTTTTGGAAAGCAGCTTTGCACAAAATCCCTTCCCTTTAGAGGAGGAAGTAGACCGTCTGAGAAGCGAAACTAAAATGACAAGGAGAGAGATTGACAGCTGGTTCTCGGAGCAAAGGAAAAAagcagacaaagaaagaaaacaaccagcAGAGGAAGATGCTGAGGATGAGTccgtagaagaggaggaggatttgGATGAAAATGGTTCCTTGGATGAAGCTGGAAGTTCTCAACTTCCAGGTGAACGTAAAGTGACCCCAATAAAAATCAACCTTAGAAACTTTAAGGTGACAGAATCAGAGGGGAAAAGTGAGTTGGCAGCGTCGGGTGCCCAAGCAACAACAGAGAGTTCTGCTAGCAGGGCACAGAAACCTAGGCTCTGCTTTAAAAAGACTGCTCAGCAGAGGCATTTGCTTAAACAGCTGTTTGTAAAGACCCAGCGTCCTACTAATGAACAGTATGACCAAATATGTTGTCAGACTGGACTTCCCAGGGTTGAAGTAATTCGCTGGTTTGGAGATAGCCGCTAtggtttaaaaaatggaaatctgAGGTGGTATGAAAACTACAAAAAGGGTATTTTCCCCAAAGGGCTACCGATTTCCAGTGAAGTCAGCCAGGAGGTCCTCCAAGACTATTTTCAAAAGAACAAGGTTTTATATGAAGATGATCTTCAAGATCTCTGCGAAAGAACTCAGATGACCACCTTGCAGGTTAAATCATGGTTTGCTGAAAGGCTAGGGGAAGAAAGCAAAGCAGTATCTGATGCAAGTAGTGAGGGTCAGTCCCCAAGTGTTGGTGATCCAACCAATAGTCAGAAAGGAACTTTTGACACTTTTTCTGAAGTTTCTGAGAACAGTGAATCTTGGGAACCTGGAGGTCAAGATGGAAGCTCAGAATTTGGAGACACAGATAGTCATCTGCCTGCAATACATTCTG